From Actinopolyspora lacussalsi, a single genomic window includes:
- a CDS encoding MFS family permease (product_source=COG0477; cath_funfam=1.20.1250.20; cog=COG0477; pfam=PF07690; superfamily=103473; transmembrane_helix_parts=Outside_1_14,TMhelix_15_37,Inside_38_41,TMhelix_42_64,Outside_65_94,TMhelix_95_117,Inside_118_136,TMhelix_137_159,Outside_160_162,TMhelix_163_185,Inside_186_209,TMhelix_210_229,Outside_230_238,TMhelix_239_258,Inside_259_270,TMhelix_271_293,Outside_294_307,TMhelix_308_330,Inside_331_350,TMhelix_351_373,Outside_374_382,TMhelix_383_405,Inside_406_428) has translation MSGAAFRGLSPAARLLVVNQFGITLGFYMLLPFLASYMSGQLGYGAAVIGLVLGIRNLSQQGMFLVGGTAADRLGCRPMIITGCALRVVAFGSFGLFTSLPGLIVAAVLTGLAGALFNPAVRTYLIHEAGEHRAEAFAVFNVFAHAGTLVGPLLGAALLSVDFRLIATSACVAFAVLTVAQLAVLPHRDIERQENGVLGSWREVITNRRFVAFTLSLSAYFALYNQLYLTMPLEIQRVSGLSWSIAAVFVVSTLIGVFGQVRITDWCRRNWGAGRSVSTGLFCMGASFLPVLLTNPFIPTHSGAGDDSWLGIALACLPVLLGTVLFTVGMAVTNPFAMELLPIVGSERLAGTYYGFYYLVASVVAAAVSWLAGSLLDGFSGSALGWLPWLALLLVGLAGGSGAAAMRRRGLLARSSEPNLSEGKETSA, from the coding sequence TTGAGCGGAGCCGCTTTCCGCGGGTTGTCACCCGCGGCACGACTGCTGGTCGTCAACCAGTTCGGCATCACCCTCGGCTTCTACATGCTGTTGCCGTTCCTGGCCTCGTACATGAGCGGGCAGCTGGGGTACGGCGCGGCCGTGATCGGGCTGGTGCTGGGAATCCGCAACCTCAGCCAACAGGGCATGTTCCTCGTCGGCGGCACCGCGGCCGACCGGCTGGGATGCAGACCGATGATCATCACGGGCTGCGCGTTGCGCGTGGTGGCCTTCGGCTCGTTCGGGCTGTTCACCTCGCTGCCCGGCCTGATCGTCGCCGCCGTGCTCACCGGGCTCGCCGGTGCGCTGTTCAACCCCGCTGTGCGCACCTACCTCATCCACGAGGCGGGCGAGCACAGGGCGGAGGCGTTCGCGGTGTTCAACGTGTTCGCCCACGCGGGCACCCTGGTCGGACCGCTGCTCGGTGCGGCGCTGCTCAGCGTCGACTTCCGGCTGATCGCCACCTCGGCCTGCGTCGCCTTCGCGGTGCTGACGGTCGCGCAGCTGGCGGTACTGCCACACCGGGACATCGAGCGGCAGGAGAACGGTGTGCTGGGCAGCTGGCGGGAGGTGATCACCAACCGCCGTTTCGTGGCCTTTACGCTGTCGCTGTCGGCTTACTTCGCGCTGTACAACCAGCTGTACCTGACGATGCCGCTGGAGATTCAACGCGTCTCCGGACTGTCCTGGTCGATCGCCGCCGTGTTCGTGGTCTCCACGCTGATCGGGGTGTTCGGGCAGGTGCGGATCACCGACTGGTGCCGCCGCAACTGGGGTGCGGGACGCTCGGTGTCGACCGGGTTGTTCTGCATGGGTGCGTCCTTCCTACCGGTTCTGCTCACGAACCCGTTCATCCCGACGCACTCGGGCGCGGGCGACGACTCCTGGCTCGGGATCGCGCTGGCCTGTCTGCCGGTACTGCTGGGCACGGTGCTGTTCACCGTGGGCATGGCCGTCACCAACCCCTTCGCCATGGAACTGCTGCCCATCGTGGGCAGTGAACGGCTGGCGGGCACGTACTACGGCTTCTACTACCTGGTTGCCAGCGTCGTGGCCGCGGCGGTGAGCTGGCTGGCAGGCAGCCTGCTCGACGGCTTCAGCGGCTCGGCGCTGGGATGGCTGCCCTGGCTGGCGCTGCTCCTGGTGGGGCTCGCCGGCGGCAGCGGCGCCGCGGCGATGCGGCGGCGCGGGCTGCTCGCTCGATCGAGCGAGCCGAATCTATCGGAAGGAAAGGAGACCTCGGCGTGA
- a CDS encoding hypothetical protein (product_source=Hypo-rule applied; superfamily=159713), which translates to MSTADLSSPDPHRTVLDDLIRRTRTAANGLPDENTPRRTTASVAFRTEQSARHSGRSTGYVNSVLSIRVGEVVGSCATEPGELHAGALTGIAGSSVDELLRHPVTAVRVAALDAYLTWLRPHTSHPAARTVRVPAGDSLRKSTARAEIVANLLPERATGPVAVIGVVNSLLAALTGRGFDYVPCDLKGGHTEWGDPIRTEHSEVINEAGAVLASGMVLGNGTFDEIAAHCRDSGVPLVVFAQTGSAVFRELLGDEVAALSAEPYPFFWLTGEAGDIHTYPATTPSRADERIETDTAPPPSRTARRTEGGAV; encoded by the coding sequence ATGTCTACTGCGGACTTATCTTCTCCGGATCCTCATCGCACCGTGCTGGACGACCTGATCCGGCGCACCCGCACAGCAGCGAACGGGCTCCCCGACGAGAACACCCCACGGCGAACGACCGCCTCGGTGGCGTTCCGCACCGAACAGAGCGCACGGCACAGCGGCAGAAGCACGGGGTACGTGAACTCGGTGCTCAGCATCCGTGTCGGCGAGGTGGTCGGTTCCTGCGCCACCGAGCCCGGCGAACTCCACGCGGGAGCGCTCACCGGGATAGCGGGCAGCAGTGTCGACGAGCTGCTCCGACACCCCGTGACGGCGGTGCGGGTCGCCGCGCTGGACGCGTATCTGACCTGGCTCCGGCCGCACACCTCCCATCCCGCTGCCCGAACCGTGCGTGTCCCGGCCGGCGACTCGCTGCGGAAGTCGACCGCACGGGCCGAGATCGTGGCGAACCTGCTGCCCGAGAGGGCGACCGGTCCGGTGGCGGTGATCGGCGTGGTGAACTCGCTGCTGGCGGCGCTGACCGGACGCGGCTTCGACTACGTCCCCTGTGACCTCAAGGGTGGACACACCGAATGGGGCGACCCCATCCGGACCGAGCACTCCGAGGTGATCAACGAGGCGGGAGCGGTGCTGGCCTCCGGCATGGTGCTCGGCAACGGGACCTTCGACGAGATCGCGGCGCACTGCCGCGACAGCGGCGTACCGCTGGTGGTGTTCGCGCAGACCGGCAGCGCCGTCTTCCGGGAACTGCTCGGCGACGAGGTGGCCGCCCTGTCCGCGGAGCCGTACCCGTTCTTCTGGCTGACCGGCGAGGCCGGTGACATCCACACCTACCCGGCCACGACCCCATCGCGGGCCGACGAGCGCATTGAGACGGACACCGCCCCGCCACCCTCTCGGACGGCGCGTCGCACCGAAGGTGGTGCGGTGTGA
- a CDS encoding cysteine synthase A (product_source=KO:K01738; cath_funfam=3.40.50.1100; cog=COG0031; ko=KO:K01738; pfam=PF00291; superfamily=53686): MNDPQRVPGDRKYHSLSELVGNTPLLRVTTPLPDPQPGFWAKLEGLSPGGMKARAALSMVTGARRRGELAEGGTIVESTSGTLGIGLAYVGIALGHPVILVTDREIDALTLALLRAYGARVEIVGEPHPRGGWQRARRDRVNELLAEHAGSFWPDQYNNPDNAAGYEPLGRELLNQLDRLDTVVCSVGTGGHSAGIASAIRPHRPDVRIVGVDSPGSTLFGEPPEKRLMRGLGSSIHPDNVAYDRFDEVHWVGPAEAARTCRELARGNFVSGGWSTGAVALVSAWYAAGIGPDRIVGVFPDGPHRYWETIYDDEFVDRNGLHTTRGERRPLDREDERHEGTARWSRSRRVADPCPGRTAGTDCPVCGQDGALS; encoded by the coding sequence GTGAACGATCCGCAGCGCGTACCCGGCGACAGGAAGTACCACTCCCTCTCCGAACTGGTCGGCAACACCCCACTGCTGCGCGTCACCACCCCGCTTCCCGATCCGCAGCCGGGGTTCTGGGCGAAGCTCGAAGGACTCTCCCCCGGTGGCATGAAGGCCAGAGCGGCACTGTCCATGGTGACCGGAGCACGCCGCCGCGGCGAGCTCGCCGAGGGCGGCACGATCGTGGAGTCCACCAGCGGAACCCTGGGTATCGGACTGGCCTACGTGGGAATCGCACTCGGCCACCCGGTGATCCTGGTGACCGACCGGGAGATCGACGCGCTGACGCTGGCGCTGCTGCGCGCCTACGGCGCACGGGTCGAGATCGTCGGAGAACCGCACCCGCGAGGCGGTTGGCAACGGGCACGCCGCGACAGGGTGAACGAGCTGCTGGCCGAGCACGCGGGATCCTTCTGGCCGGATCAGTACAACAACCCGGACAACGCCGCGGGCTACGAACCCCTCGGTCGAGAGCTGCTGAACCAGCTCGACCGACTGGACACGGTGGTCTGCAGTGTTGGCACCGGTGGTCACAGCGCCGGTATCGCGTCCGCCATCCGCCCGCACCGGCCGGACGTCCGCATCGTCGGAGTCGACTCCCCCGGTTCCACCCTGTTCGGCGAACCACCGGAGAAACGCCTGATGCGGGGCCTGGGAAGCAGTATCCATCCGGACAACGTCGCCTACGACCGGTTCGACGAGGTGCACTGGGTCGGCCCGGCCGAGGCGGCGCGGACGTGTCGGGAACTGGCCCGGGGAAACTTCGTCAGCGGGGGCTGGAGTACCGGCGCGGTCGCTCTCGTCTCGGCCTGGTACGCGGCCGGGATCGGGCCGGACCGGATCGTGGGCGTCTTCCCGGACGGTCCACACCGCTACTGGGAAACCATCTACGACGACGAGTTCGTCGATCGCAACGGACTGCACACCACGCGGGGAGAGCGGCGTCCGCTCGATCGGGAGGACGAGCGCCACGAGGGGACCGCCCGCTGGAGCAGGTCCCGCCGCGTGGCCGACCCGTGCCCGGGGCGTACCGCCGGAACCGACTGCCCGGTGTGCGGACAGGACGGTGCACTGTCTTGA
- a CDS encoding ribosomal protein S18 acetylase RimI-like enzyme (product_source=COG0456; cath_funfam=3.40.630.30; cog=COG0456; pfam=PF00583; superfamily=55729) yields MTEETRVVGEYVVRPAEPADVEGARTLMLDTFYRVLGHGYVPRWHADVIDIEGTYFRTPGHALFVAVRGERVVGTASVRADGPKSPPHPAWIAERYPSGPTAQIFRTYVDPEHRRQGLATELVRSACSFIASVPGYESIYLHTNPAIDGAEPFWRAIAKEVHDARRDPGHGSTVHFEIPIA; encoded by the coding sequence ATGACCGAGGAGACCCGGGTGGTGGGGGAGTACGTGGTTCGCCCCGCGGAACCCGCCGACGTCGAGGGTGCGCGCACCCTGATGCTGGACACCTTCTACCGGGTGCTGGGACACGGTTACGTGCCGCGGTGGCACGCCGACGTGATCGACATCGAGGGAACCTACTTCCGCACTCCGGGACACGCGCTGTTCGTCGCCGTGCGCGGCGAGCGGGTCGTGGGCACCGCCTCGGTACGCGCCGACGGCCCCAAGAGTCCGCCCCACCCGGCATGGATCGCCGAGCGCTACCCGTCCGGCCCCACGGCGCAGATCTTCCGCACCTACGTGGACCCGGAACACCGCAGGCAGGGTCTGGCCACCGAACTGGTTCGGTCGGCCTGCTCGTTCATCGCCTCCGTACCCGGCTACGAGTCGATCTATCTGCACACCAACCCGGCCATCGACGGTGCCGAGCCCTTCTGGCGCGCCATCGCCAAGGAGGTCCACGACGCCAGGCGGGATCCCGGGCACGGTTCCACGGTCCACTTCGAGATTCCCATCGCGTGA